One Gimesia aquarii DNA segment encodes these proteins:
- a CDS encoding DUF4440 domain-containing protein, with product MSDNDVQQLLKLNKQLLDAIDHKDWNTYTALCDEELTSFEPESEGHLISGMDFHRFYFEMNPTGRPRQSTISSPMVSIMGDVALVTFVRIVQTIDEHGHDSSSAFEETRIWQKQNDEWQHVHFHRSIV from the coding sequence ATGTCAGATAATGATGTTCAACAGCTCTTGAAATTAAATAAACAATTACTTGATGCCATTGATCACAAAGACTGGAATACTTATACCGCCCTTTGTGATGAAGAATTGACATCGTTTGAGCCAGAATCAGAAGGGCACTTAATTTCCGGAATGGATTTTCACCGTTTTTACTTTGAGATGAACCCAACGGGGAGACCGAGGCAATCCACAATCAGTTCCCCCATGGTTTCCATTATGGGTGACGTTGCACTCGTAACCTTCGTTCGAATCGTCCAGACCATTGATGAACATGGTCATGATTCAAGTTCTGCCTTTGAAGAAACACGTATTTGGCAAAAACAGAACGATGAATGGCAGCATGTTCATTTTCACCGATCAATCGTATAA
- a CDS encoding FtsW/RodA/SpoVE family cell cycle protein, whose protein sequence is MKSASLLSNPEHDRSLFISMACALLGLGVLMVHSASITSWPTEFEQVYLSKHLTFLTIAAIVASVASYLPARFWYDRAPLLFWVTVVLLALVLVPGIGTRVNGAQRWLRFGPISLQPSELAKIALPLLTVRLMVQRRTVLKHWIKGTVFLLVPLAIVIPLVLKQPDLGTSLFLVGGVTIALFLGGWPLRNFVVGGLCAIPVLGVLVALRPYQLKRISGFLDTWTNWQSAPYQVKQSLMALGTGGVTGSGLGKGAQKLSFLPEANTDFVFSVAGEELGLIGTLGIVGLWLGLFLAGYNILRSQNQKSFAYVVGFTLLLQLVLQAIINVSVVTAMVPPKGISHPLISYGGTNLMVSLLSLGIIVSLTRSAGEDELLIDTDSEDEDRSLSEEAAISELATISPIYEAEESEDEESEDEESEDEESEDEESEDEESEDEESEDEESEDEESEDEEHEDEEYEDEEYEDEESEDEEFEDEEFEDEESEDEEYEDEEYEDEEYEDEESGDEEYEDEEYEDEEEA, encoded by the coding sequence ATGAAGTCGGCTTCGCTTTTATCAAATCCAGAACATGATCGCAGTCTTTTTATCTCAATGGCATGTGCGTTGTTGGGGTTGGGTGTGCTCATGGTGCACAGCGCCAGTATTACGTCCTGGCCGACTGAATTTGAGCAGGTTTACTTATCAAAGCATTTAACGTTTCTGACGATTGCCGCCATTGTTGCTTCGGTTGCTTCTTATCTGCCCGCTCGTTTCTGGTATGATCGGGCTCCCCTTCTCTTTTGGGTCACGGTTGTTTTGTTAGCACTCGTGCTTGTGCCGGGAATTGGGACGCGCGTGAATGGTGCACAACGCTGGCTGAGATTTGGACCGATCTCACTGCAACCTTCTGAACTTGCTAAAATTGCGCTGCCCCTTCTGACAGTACGCCTTATGGTTCAACGCAGAACAGTTCTAAAGCATTGGATTAAAGGCACGGTCTTTTTACTGGTTCCTCTTGCAATTGTTATACCGCTTGTGTTGAAACAACCCGATTTGGGAACTTCACTTTTCCTGGTTGGTGGCGTCACAATCGCGTTATTTTTGGGAGGGTGGCCTCTGCGCAACTTTGTCGTGGGAGGGCTGTGTGCGATTCCCGTATTGGGAGTCTTAGTCGCATTGCGTCCCTATCAGTTAAAGCGTATCAGTGGATTTCTTGATACCTGGACCAATTGGCAATCGGCTCCCTATCAAGTCAAACAGTCTCTCATGGCTTTAGGAACCGGTGGAGTGACTGGATCTGGTTTAGGGAAAGGTGCTCAAAAATTGAGCTTCCTACCAGAAGCCAACACCGATTTTGTGTTTTCGGTAGCAGGTGAAGAGCTTGGTTTGATTGGAACACTTGGGATTGTCGGACTTTGGTTAGGATTGTTTCTTGCTGGTTACAATATTTTGCGGTCACAAAATCAGAAATCATTTGCTTATGTTGTGGGATTCACACTGTTACTGCAGTTAGTTTTGCAGGCGATTATCAATGTTTCGGTTGTGACAGCCATGGTACCTCCAAAAGGAATATCGCATCCTTTGATTAGTTATGGCGGAACGAATTTGATGGTGAGCCTGCTCTCTTTGGGTATTATTGTCAGCTTGACACGATCAGCTGGGGAAGATGAGTTACTCATCGATACCGACAGTGAAGATGAAGACAGGTCATTGTCAGAAGAGGCAGCGATCTCAGAACTCGCCACGATATCGCCAATCTATGAGGCTGAAGAGTCCGAAGACGAAGAGTCCGAAGATGAAGAGTCCGAAGATGAAGAGTCCGAAGATGAAGAGTCCGAAGATGAAGAGTCCGAAGATGAAGAGTCCGAAGATGAAGAGTCCGAAGATGAAGAGTCCGAAGATGAAGAGCACGAAGATGAAGAGTACGAAGATGAAGAGTACGAAGATGAAGAGTCCGAAGACGAAGAGTTCGAAGACGAAGAGTTCGAAGATGAAGAGTCCGAAGATGAAGAGTACGAAGATGAAGAGTACGAAGATGAAGAGTACGAAGATGAAGAATCCGGAGATGAAGAGTACGAAGATGAAGAGTACGAAGATGAAGAGGAGGCTTGA
- the murG gene encoding undecaprenyldiphospho-muramoylpentapeptide beta-N-acetylglucosaminyltransferase has product MTETISDTKLIVFAGGGTGGHLLPGIAVAEQLVALSQCRITFVGSNRSVEQQIIKSSGYQHLPLPSSSTSDLKRAPFRFLWNNSRAFFRTRRFLIREKPAVVIGLGGFASVPVVLAASRLKIPIVLLEQNTVPGRANRFLFPLSNLVCTSFAETPFEIKMTRKTVIPEIVFTGNPIRKEIVQAVSQKEKSTTPSDKTSILVLGGSQGATAVNAAVISMLEEYLDKISGPLHMVHQTGMLDFSNIEQKYELLRERHPNLKVTVQPFFNDLKNWYLQSDLVISRAGATTLAELASVGCATVLIPFPGSIRDHQLKNARFYADRGAATIVLQSKESDLTVRLLGETITALLEEDERRRQMRQSMQELSIPGAARHVADEVVKLIAK; this is encoded by the coding sequence ATGACCGAAACCATTTCAGATACGAAATTGATCGTTTTTGCAGGTGGCGGAACAGGCGGTCATTTGCTTCCGGGAATTGCTGTCGCTGAGCAGTTGGTTGCTCTCAGCCAATGTCGAATTACGTTTGTTGGTTCCAATCGATCAGTCGAGCAACAAATCATTAAAAGTTCTGGATACCAGCATCTCCCCCTACCTTCTTCCTCAACGAGTGATTTAAAACGAGCTCCCTTTCGTTTTCTGTGGAATAATAGCCGTGCGTTCTTTCGGACGCGTCGTTTCTTAATACGAGAAAAGCCGGCAGTCGTGATTGGTTTGGGAGGTTTTGCTAGTGTACCAGTTGTATTGGCAGCATCGCGTCTCAAGATTCCCATTGTCTTACTGGAGCAGAATACCGTACCAGGAAGAGCCAATCGATTTTTATTTCCACTTTCAAACCTGGTTTGTACCTCTTTTGCAGAGACGCCATTTGAAATCAAAATGACTCGAAAAACTGTGATTCCTGAGATTGTATTTACTGGAAATCCAATCAGAAAGGAAATTGTTCAAGCAGTTTCACAGAAAGAAAAAAGTACAACACCATCTGATAAAACTTCGATTCTGGTCTTAGGAGGCAGTCAGGGAGCCACTGCGGTCAATGCTGCTGTAATTTCAATGTTGGAAGAGTATTTGGACAAGATAAGCGGTCCACTTCATATGGTTCATCAAACAGGCATGCTTGATTTTTCAAATATTGAGCAAAAATATGAGCTGTTGCGAGAGAGGCATCCAAATCTCAAAGTCACGGTTCAGCCCTTCTTTAATGACCTTAAAAACTGGTATCTGCAATCTGACCTGGTAATCTCCCGAGCAGGAGCAACCACACTTGCAGAATTGGCAAGTGTGGGGTGTGCGACGGTCCTTATTCCCTTTCCGGGTTCTATTAGGGATCATCAGCTCAAAAACGCTCGATTTTATGCAGACCGGGGTGCAGCGACTATCGTATTGCAGTCTAAGGAATCTGATCTCACTGTCAGATTGCTGGGAGAGACGATAACTGCTTTACTGGAGGAGGATGAACGTAGAAGACAAATGAGGCAGTCGATGCAGGAACTCTCAATTCCAGGTGCTGCACGGCATGTTGCGGACGAGGTGGTAAAATTGATCGCCAAGTAA
- a CDS encoding FHA domain-containing protein has protein sequence MKIRLNVQNPSKKSKPITLTKNTLIGRASDCDLKLNSDLVSRYHCKIFLTDSVALLHDLGSSNGTFIDGKKLTPKRDTKLSSGSLLSIADVSFRIEYDSQEFLEVGSTIHLNSLDELTSDNPLVSVSDDVVPIDSPAEISLPENHKHPDQKKPKDTVTIEEYSPDDQTDENKKTIQFPEIDLTDNMEED, from the coding sequence ATGAAAATTCGACTGAACGTCCAAAATCCCTCAAAAAAATCCAAACCAATCACACTCACAAAAAACACGCTTATTGGGAGAGCATCTGATTGTGATTTGAAGCTAAACTCCGATCTAGTCAGTCGTTATCACTGTAAAATTTTTCTGACTGATTCAGTTGCTTTACTGCATGACCTGGGCAGTTCAAATGGTACCTTTATAGACGGAAAAAAACTCACCCCCAAACGTGACACTAAATTGTCTTCGGGCAGTCTACTTTCAATCGCCGATGTAAGTTTTCGGATTGAGTATGATTCCCAGGAATTCCTTGAAGTAGGATCAACAATTCATTTAAATAGTCTTGATGAACTTACTTCAGATAATCCACTCGTTTCAGTTTCTGATGACGTTGTTCCCATCGATTCACCTGCGGAAATTTCACTCCCTGAAAATCACAAGCATCCAGATCAGAAGAAACCGAAGGACACTGTTACGATTGAAGAATATTCTCCCGATGATCAGACAGATGAAAACAAAAAGACAATTCAATTTCCCGAAATTGACCTGACCGACAATATGGAAGAAGATTGA
- a CDS encoding aspartate kinase, whose amino-acid sequence MSLIVQKFGGTSVADTSKIQAAAQRATDMHQAGHQVVMVVSARGKKTDELVRLAAEITDDPTPREMDMLLSTGEQESVALMAMAIHKLGGEAISLTGSQIGVVTDSSHTKARIISISTDRMRTALNEGKIVIAAGFQGRDKDWNITTLGRGGSDTTATALAAVLDADMCEIYTDVEGVFTTDPRIVPEAHKVDSISYDEMLELASLGAGVMHSRSIEFAKKYKVPLRVRPSFSDGEGTLIAIQPLTEAPVVTGIAFVRDEVRVSLTDIPDEPGVMSGIFTRMAERKISLDMIVQDVGTGGVARVSFTVPQSDLAETLTAASEAIDVIGAGKIQHGTNLSKVSIVGSGMRNHYGVASRMFSILADADINVGMITTSEIKVTVLVDRNQCEEAVQVIHNGFELNRLPSYEFATNEKQSDDSDTEIQVQKMSQLEQEIIDQLANMEDIVVSEVLLDQSQSRVTVRNLPDSPGICSRLFSVVAEGGVSVDMIVQNMGEEEQAHLSFTVPRTSLEKSLELVEPLLSEWGEAEVSHEAEIAKLSVVGIGLRSHTGVGQSMFHALAESNINIQMINTSETRISAVVDLKHGKKAYEGLLKKFQLT is encoded by the coding sequence GTGTCACTGATTGTCCAGAAATTTGGTGGAACAAGTGTAGCCGATACTAGCAAGATTCAAGCTGCGGCTCAGCGTGCCACTGACATGCATCAGGCAGGACATCAGGTAGTCATGGTCGTGAGCGCACGCGGAAAGAAGACCGACGAGCTTGTCAGGCTAGCCGCTGAAATTACAGATGACCCTACTCCGCGTGAAATGGACATGCTACTTTCGACTGGCGAACAGGAATCTGTCGCATTAATGGCTATGGCGATTCACAAGCTCGGAGGAGAAGCAATTAGTCTGACTGGTTCACAAATTGGCGTCGTTACTGATTCCTCTCATACGAAAGCACGAATTATTTCGATTTCGACAGATAGAATGCGAACAGCACTCAACGAAGGAAAGATTGTCATTGCCGCCGGTTTTCAGGGAAGAGATAAAGATTGGAATATTACCACGCTCGGGCGAGGTGGAAGTGATACAACGGCAACAGCGTTAGCCGCTGTTCTGGATGCTGATATGTGTGAGATCTATACTGATGTTGAAGGAGTTTTCACAACAGACCCGCGCATTGTCCCTGAAGCTCACAAAGTGGACAGCATTTCGTATGACGAAATGCTCGAACTGGCAAGTTTGGGAGCCGGGGTGATGCATTCACGGTCTATCGAATTTGCAAAAAAATATAAAGTACCATTGAGGGTACGCCCCTCTTTCTCAGATGGCGAGGGAACTTTGATCGCTATCCAACCACTCACTGAAGCACCAGTAGTCACAGGAATTGCTTTTGTTCGAGATGAAGTCAGAGTCAGTCTGACTGACATTCCTGATGAGCCTGGTGTCATGAGCGGTATTTTTACCCGCATGGCAGAACGGAAGATTAGTTTGGATATGATCGTTCAGGATGTGGGAACTGGAGGGGTGGCTCGTGTTTCTTTTACCGTTCCTCAGTCAGACCTGGCAGAAACCCTGACTGCTGCCAGCGAAGCGATTGATGTAATCGGTGCAGGAAAGATTCAACATGGGACAAATCTTTCTAAGGTTTCGATTGTTGGTAGCGGAATGCGAAATCATTATGGTGTGGCTAGTCGTATGTTCTCAATCCTGGCCGATGCCGACATTAATGTTGGCATGATTACCACCAGCGAAATTAAAGTGACGGTTCTCGTAGATCGAAACCAGTGTGAAGAAGCAGTACAAGTCATTCATAACGGCTTTGAGCTTAATCGCCTCCCAAGTTATGAATTTGCTACTAACGAGAAACAATCAGATGATTCTGATACTGAAATACAAGTACAAAAAATGTCGCAGTTAGAGCAGGAAATCATCGATCAGCTAGCCAATATGGAAGATATCGTCGTCAGCGAGGTATTACTTGATCAAAGTCAGTCTCGCGTGACGGTCAGAAATTTACCAGATAGTCCTGGGATCTGCTCAAGACTGTTTTCTGTTGTGGCTGAGGGAGGCGTGTCTGTCGATATGATCGTGCAGAATATGGGTGAGGAAGAGCAGGCACACTTGTCATTTACAGTTCCGAGAACCTCTTTGGAAAAAAGCCTGGAATTGGTAGAGCCTCTACTTTCTGAATGGGGTGAGGCAGAAGTCAGTCATGAAGCGGAAATTGCGAAGCTTTCCGTTGTCGGAATTGGGCTTCGCAGTCATACGGGTGTGGGGCAATCCATGTTTCATGCACTGGCAGAATCCAATATCAATATTCAGATGATAAATACCAGCGAAACCCGCATCAGTGCAGTTGTCGATCTTAAGCATGGTAAAAAGGCTTATGAAGGACTACTAAAGAAATTCCAATTGACATAA